Within the Aspergillus luchuensis IFO 4308 DNA, chromosome 5, nearly complete sequence genome, the region TCATGTATGGAAGGATCAATCAGAAAAGTAACATTCGTCTTGGGCATTTCTACCCTCACTATTCGCAATGTATGGCCTGACCCTCATTAACAGCATCAATTTTTTTTATGTGCACTCAGGATCAACAAACTTAGTTTGAAATTATGATGAGGACAAAGTTTGCCCATTACATAACAGATTGAGTTTATATTTCATGCCCCGAAGAGGCCTTGGAAGGGGCGTATGGGATACATATAAACCCAGTATAAAGCCAAAAActaaagggaagaaagggatatTCTAAGAGAAGTTCCGTGTGGAATATAGCTCCGCAATTTTAGCAGTCTACACGCGCTGCTACTTTTAGTCCACAGACACGTCCTATCGCATTATCCTGTTTCTGCGCTGAACAAAGTCTCACTCGCGGGGGTGGCGTCCTGTGCAGTCACTGCATTCATTCTTGTCCATCCATGATGTTATCCCTTCCGAGGGTCATTCCCTTGGTCTTATCGTCCGCCGCTCTAGTTTGTCTAGCCGTGATCTTTTCGGCGTGTACATCGCCGACTTCTGTTCAAGACTTGTACTTGTTAAAGGTACGGATATGGTTGATGTGCTTGTACACGGCTAACTTACAACCGAAGGTGAATGTGATTGGAATCCAGAACCCAGAACACCTAAATCAGCTTCGATCGCTCGCCATTCATAGTAGACAgaattcttcgtcatctcTAGAAATAGGATATCTTTCAGACAGCGTTTCGGAATCTGTTGGCGATGCGGTAGACCACATAAGCGGGCATGTTGAAAACCAGCCCAGTCATGTGCAATCTCTCCTCCCAATATACTATGCAATTGGCCTCTGGAGCTACTGCGAGGGAAAACCAAACGATAAAGCCTTCTCAAATTGCTCAAAGCCCAGTGCTCACTTCTCGTTTGACCCCATGGATGTTTTAGGCACTTGGCTGGGCCCTGCAGATGGAGTAACGTCAGACTTGATCCAACCTGTTCTGAAAGGGTACGACCACATTTCGCAATGGATCATAGGTGCCTATATCACTGGTTTTATTGCCGCATTCATTGCGATTGTCGTAGGTTTCGTCCGGTTTCCAATGGCAAAAGTGGCCGTTGTGATATCCTCATCGGCAAGTGCTACCTAAGCGTCTTCGTATGAGAAAACGTGCTGACTAGTGCCCAGGTGTCATCTCTCTTGATTATAGGAGCATCAGTATCGGTGACCATCTTATACCAGCTATTGGCTAAGGGAATCAATagtcttcttcaacatgaAATCACGGCTAATCTCGGTCCACATGCCATGGCAGCGACGTGGCTGGCAGTAGCATTCTCCGCTGGCTCCAGTTTGGTCTTGGCTGTTGAgatgtgttgctgctgtctgtAGCTTCTGTGGTTATTATTTGGCCGTTAGTAATCGATATTGGTAGCCCACGCGTGCTCGATTGCAGTAACAAGCAGTGATGCCGTCTCTATCGCGAGTTGTGTCTTTAGCCCCAGGGGACAATGCATTTTCTGTCCTAGGGAACAAAATACAGGCTATCAGAAAATGCTAAGTCTCCTTTTGAGAATGAGTGCGTAGACGACTAAGGACGTCCCTAACAAACCTTAAGCTTTTAGCAGCTAGCTTGCGTTTTATCTAGTAGGATTTCTCACGACTCAATATCTTCATACCCTCCGCCACTGTATGCTGACACCTGCTAGATTGTACGTCCCAACCCACTGGTTCTGAATGAATCCAAGGAACTGGTTTCATCAGGCTTGCTATGTTAAGTCGTTAACGTGCATAGCTTCCGCCACTCTACTACGATGCGGAGAGTTGGCTTCTGCCTTTGTCGGACATACACAATGCTCAATCTGGGAGTTATTGGCAGAAACTGCTCTAAATACTCTTATATTTCTACCCCTAATCAATAATTGGTCTCCAGTGCCTTTCTACGTACAGGTCGATCAACCAGATATATGAACACCACGAGATAATGTAAAGCGGACAATCAGGCCCCGCCAGCCCCTCAGTAtcaaagaaaccaaagaaaggagaggaggacaaCAGCAGCCAAGAGAAATGAGAGGCTACCACCACGGACCTGTGTTCCTGTACCCGTGAGGATAGTCGAATTGGCGGATGGTGTTTGAGCCAGTGTGGGTGCTGTGGGGGCAGCATGGGTCATCTTTGCACTCGGCAAAGCGCCGACGCTCCCTGGGCTGGTCTTGGAAGCCCAGAGTGCACTGTGTGCGGAAGAGGTGGCCACAGTACTATTGCGGAAGAAAGGACGGCTGATATTTCTCCACGGCCTGCTTTCCATTGACACTGAGATGATAGGCGGATAAAAGTTGGTAGCCGATGACGACGCATTGGCGTTCACTGTGGTCGTACTATGCCTCTCCAGCTGAGCTGTAGAGCAGCACATCGCTGACGATGTTTCGTAAGCCTTCAATCCAACTGATGCAATAGGATCATTGGCACTGAAAGCTGGTTGAGCAATCGTAGGATTCACCCTGGCAAGAGCGGCCATGGCACCATCCCGGGACATCTCCGTCAAGGATACGTTGCGTATGTACGTATTCGATTGGACCCTAGTCACCGAGTCCGCAGGCAAGATTTGAATATGTAGTATTGCCAGGTATACGGTACATGCAGTGTCGACACCTGCAATGTTGACGAAGGCCGAGGAAATGCACTCTTATACTCGCTATTTTATAGAACAGACTGTTGGGCGCCATAAGGGAAtttaaaagaaaatcaaTTTTGAGGGATCAGCAGATATGGCCTCATTTAAAGATTCTGCTGTGTTGTCTGCTATGTAGTACGTAGGTGGTGGCATCTGGCATCTAGATGTTCACGCATGGTCCACGGCTTTCGCCACGACAGAATGCCCATCAAAAGCTCGTCGAATTTATCTGCTTTCAGATCAAgtttatttactagaaagGTAAAAGTGCTCGTACGCTATATGACAAGTTGTCAGCAAAAGCTGTAATAAGCCGTTtgcctcttctcccttgtGTTCCTTGTATGTACTGTAACAAATGGTAATACCATCCTGGTCCACAAAGCTATTTGATTACTTGAGTGTATAGCTCCTTCCGCATTATTACGAGGTAAGTTGAACAGAAATCTAGGAGTGGTCAAATTTGACCGCAAGTCCAAGCAAACTACCCCGGTGAGTGGTCACAGGAAACAGGTGTGGGTCACGGCTGCCAGGAGTTGACCAGAACGTGCTGCAGTCTAGCAGCTACTCCAACCCATATTATCGTGACGCCGTGTAATTCTTTACTATAGTTCAATTGTCCGAAATCAAGCATTAATATACACGGGGCACCTCTTTGAACGGGCATGTGGCAGCAGTAGTACTTTGCACACATATGAAAGCGGCGGTCAAGTGTGGTGGTAGCCGCCCGAGGCACACTTTCCTCCATGTCCGAAGGTAGCAGGCGGTCGAAAAACCCCGGACATTCAAGACACCAGAAAAATAACCAGGCGGGGGCACATTAAACACCCCTCTGTGTCAGGGCGCCAACGCGTCAGGGCATCACCGCGTCTGGTATGGTGGGGTCAACGCAGCTTTTGGCTGCGTAGTCAACGATTATCAAAGAAATCCGTAGCAGCTCATGGCTAGGGATCGAGAGGTATAACCGTCAGTGTAGGGCTAATCATGTCCAACCGTTTGCGGTGCCAGGCGGCCTGcttggcggtgttgacaTGGAAGTAGATCAGTCGCCATGACCTCCAGGGCCGAGACCATACACCAAGTCGCTGATCCCAGACAGGGTCTCTCCAGTGGAACCCCCATGTCCGCACATTATTTATCATAGACGTCTGAGGGCTTTGTGGGGCGAGCTGAAATCCAAGTTTGCGAGGGGACGTTTACGTCTACAGTCTACGCCATAATGCGGTCACGCGTTGAAATGAACGTACTAGGGTCAGCGGCAGAACCGCAGAGAAAACCACACCTTCTCCTACCGGGGCAAACCTAAATGGTAGATCATGACACCGTATGTCATTGATCAACGGTCAGGTGCACAATGTCCTCGGTACGATATTGATACTGTAGTTACGGTATGGCAACTGGAAGCACGGTATCCCTCTCCTGCTACATATGCATTCATAATAGGATATTCCAAGAAATACCCTTTATAAAAGGCCTGGCGGGTGGCCTTTATATAGTGTTCTCCGTCACTTCGCTTCGAACATCTCATGAATCTTGCGTACCGTTAGTGCTCTCAAGAACTCTATTCTGGCATCTCTTCCAAGCGATTCATCCACCGTGATCGGTCCTATAGCGCATCAGCTAGCCACGCTGAACGATACATACTGGCTGTCAATTTGTtgtgggaagaagagcatgtCCCTGATGGCGCATCATTCCCCGACGCCTATTCTGCAGCCCACTCCGCTCCCGGAGCTCACTTCCAGTCTCCTGTCAGACGACACCGACTCTACATCGAACTCCTCAGCCTCTGTGACGCAGTGCCCATGTTGCGCCTCGCCCGTTATTCCAGATCTAGCCACCTTGGCCGAGACCATTCCAGACCGGGAACTCAATATGTCCACCACGCCTGAAGACCAGTTCTCAAACACACTGAGGATCTAGCCAGGGGCCGACTCCACGGCTGAAGCGGTAGCAATCGTACCCCAAGACTGGCAGGCCACAGGGGACCGGTCGTTAATCAGCTTGCTTTGCCACCGAGCTTTCAACGCCTTCCGAAACCAGGCAGCCATTCGAAATTTcggtatatactactatggaGACTTCGGCCCTGGGGACACCTTGACTGCTGTTTCTCGAACGGTAGTGCGGGGACGATTGACATGGCTGGAGGCAACAGTGACCCGAGATAGTGTGCTGGTGGCCATCGCAACCGCCTTGTACGACGATCTATAGTCCAGGCTCATGGACAATACGCAGTGTCAGAGAATCGGGTATATGACGATTGGGCTTTGCAATCTGACTGAACCTGTCTCCGAGGTGGCCAGATACGTAGTTGCGGGAAACCGCAGTGCATGCGGGTCTCTCCAGCAGTTAAGTACCTAGGTCGGCACTGCACATATTCTTGCTAATATGCTGCGCATCCTTGGTGGAGCCAGCCTCTTccgtctcctttctttttggccttGGGGTATTCCAGCTGTGCTATGtcatatagatagatacacaACGTTACACTGTCCTTAAAAATTGATCGGCATCTTCTTGTAGACAGAAGACCAAACAGTCCTTAAAGTCCAACGTGCTACGGTGCTATAATACGGGATATATTCTACATGAAGCAAAGGCCAAGGGGCAGACCACAGGGAGGCTAAGTATACAAAGGGTCTTATAACTAGCTACAGTACGACGATTCTCTCGGTATGCGTGCCATAAGCCATAGGGAAACCCTGGATGTCTGCGTCCCTAGAAAGGAGAGCCTACTGTTAAGGAAAATCCCAGTATAGCCAGCCATAGCATTGCTGGAAGCCTTCTCAGCCCAGGCAGCAGGCGGTGAGAGATAAAGCAAGCAGGATCGCGCCCCCTGGCCTCCCACAATGGCGCTGTCCGCGCACAACTAATAAGTAACAACTGCCAAAAGCATATTTCGGCGGCGATTATATCAGAAGCGCAATCTACAACATATTGCCGCCCTTGCAACGCGCGAATCTGAAAACGCCAAATAGAAGGAACTCCAAAGATACCATGCTAAAGGTCGTAGGGGGACTCCATCAACCCCGTGCCAGGACATGCAGACAGAAACTGAGTCCCATCCAATGGCAGGCCCTCCCAGAGAGAATGGTCGTCGCTATCGACCAGGCAAAACGATGAGCTTATGCTGTATTCCCTGTCCGATGAAACTCTCGGGTAAGGCTGCTCAccgatcctcctccgccgaaTCAAGATCTGTTGTTCTCTATAGCGGCCATCGTGCGAAAAGTCACCGAAGGCGAGTATCTGCAAGGCAGGAAGTCCCGTAGGCCCAAAAGCCCACTGAGCAAGCAGGAGGAATTCTTGGGCTTCCGACCGTTTCCGAGCGGGCTTGAGGTGGAGGCCTGCGACTGTCGGTCCACGCCTCGACCTGGACCATAGCCCCCCTTCCGCATTTCTCCGCAGCTCTGAGACGATCTCTCTGCGGAGATGCCGAtggttcctctcctctccgcttAACCGGAGGTGGAGTAATTTCATTGACGAGCGTTCCGGGATGTCTGAGAGAAGACCTCGCTACAGTGGGTCAGCTCATATAGCCGCGGGGATGGGTGCTAACGATACACTTACTGCGCTGGCCGGGCGAAGACAGAGGCCAAGAGCGGCGGGGGAACTATGCCGTAGAATTTGCGGGATATTGGGGGATGCCATATTCACATCGCGAAGATCTTCAAACAGCCTTTCAGCGTCGATTGGCATCAGCCGACGCTCGTGAAAAACCAGACCGTGGAGTGTGGCTTGGTGATGTTTGATGGCATCGCCAAGACCCGGCAGGAACCGGGGAAAGTTGGCCACCTTCAGGTACAGCCGTCGCAAGCCACGAAATGAGAGTAGAAATTCGACGATCGCAATGGACGCCAATCGGTCTTCAGAATCGCGTAGGTAGTCACTGCAGATCTCGAAGTGCTGGAGGGACAACGGATCCTTGGCTCGCgccaacagctgcaggaagcgcTGCTCGTTGGGGCAGTCTCGGATCGTTAGTGCCTTGAGCGCGCGGAACGGTGACGGTTGGCCGCCCGGCAGCAGACTGTCGGGGAACGGGACGCGAGAGAATGTCATGGATGTGAGAGATGGGAAccattcctcctcgcccgGCGTGCAGTCGTCCTGCCCTCGAGGTGGCCAGAAGACCTTCAGAATATCCTCATGGGATGTGGGTACGTTCGGATCCAACAGAAGTCCAATGGATACCGCCTTCAGCCGCCGATGATTTTGTCGGAGACACTCGCACAAGGTGCGCATTTCGAATGGATGCTGAATGCCTTCCCATTCCAGGTCAGTCAGTGCCGTCAAACTCGACAGGCCCTCTAGACGACGGCCGGCATGAGGACAGGTGCCGTCGGTGATCAAGGAAAGCGAATGGATCTGTTGCTGGTGGCGGACCAGATATCCGTTGGTGTCCAGAATTCCGGCCGGAAGGCAGGTCCCTACGCACCACATGCGACAGGTCAGTTGCAAGTCCAGCGGCTCATGCCTTTCATACATACTGAAACGAGCGGATGGAGACGGTCTCCAGTCCCGCAAAGACCTGATCTATCTGATAAGACAAATCATTGAGAAAGGCTTGATGGGCTGTCGACTCGTGCGGGCTTCCAAGTGTAGGTCGGTTGTGGGACGAGGCCGGTAGGAAAAAGTGACTGTTGTATACACAACGGTGGAACCTAGCAATGTGAATAGGAGCGCTGAACCTTATCTGCCGGGCATGCTGGAGGATTTCGCCGGCGCGGGAGCCGGAGTGGTCCCGAAAAAAGGGATGGACATCGAGAATGTTCAAagcccattcattcctcGCACGGAAGGTGATGGTTCGATGAAGCCGCGGGAACAGGGCGGCATATAATCTGGTGGAAACCAAACTCAAGGACCGAACGCTGTGCTGTGGCAGCTGGCATGCAGTTAGCAGTTGGCCAAACCCAGATAGTATATTTACAGTACCACATCAGCGATGGCATCAATAATCTCAAATGGTAATAGACACAACATATTGAAAGTAGCGCGAGAGGGCTGCACAGCTCTATCAAATGGCAGCTACTGCTTAGGAGTCCGCGTTCTACATTCACAAGCTTTTGTATTACGATCAAAATTTCTGTAGAGCCTCGTAATTTTGACCGGTCTGCGATACCTCCTAAGTTTACTGTTTACTTAGGCTGTTGACTTGAGAACTGAATGCCAGGTTCCGTCGGTTGGTCGCCCATCTGTTCCGTGGTTTACCTGGAACCATCCAGCACACAGCACGATACCCCGGCTCTAGCGCTGGGTGCAGTTGCGAAGAGAATTATCTAGCGGGAATATCAGCCCGTAAAAAGAGAGAACCGGTCAAATATGCGTGAAGCTGGTTAATGAGCCTTGGTCAGGTCTTGTTTCCGCAATTATACGCCGACCACAGTCATATACGCCACCTAGCCCGGTCCTCCAAGGAATAGGTGAAATGCGGACATTGTGCGAACCGACACAACCAGCGCCGTTACTTTCCACGAATATGGCGACATAGCCAGCTACCTCAAGAGCGCCCCACCAATACGTCGCAACTCGAAGCAGTGGCAATGTGACCAActaaaaatatctaaaacCTCGATAGGCGGAGCGATGTGATGCACAGAGGGGGGTGTTCAAGGGTCAAGAATGCGGTTATATCTATGAATTTCGGACAATTCTTGGTCCATCTAGGGATATCTTATTCCCTTTTTACCCAATCTATAACTATTGAGGGGTGTGGCAACTGCATGCTTCTGCGCTCCCAACGACGGCACTCACGACACTCAATTGTCTCGGACCCTCATAACTGGTCAACCAACTAGAGTGTCCGGTACTCCGTTGATCACCCCCCGGTTATGAAGTATGCGTATTTAGAAAAGCAGGGTATGTTACTTACCTGAGTTATATCCCTTGCAGAACCACCAAATTTTGCGACCTGCGGGTATCAGTCAATCAGGGAGAAGGCCCAGAACCCATACCCGTGATTTGGGCGATGTAAACACCTCAACCAAAAATAGGAAAAATCACCCACAGCGACACATTTACCGCCATCTACTAAGACAAGGTATCATGGAAAACCATAGGCGGTTAATTGATTGGCGAAATTGGAATTAACGTTGGTGGTCTTATCTGTTCTTCGACTGGAATGCACGCCAGATGGCCAATTTTATGGCGATATATGACGGATAGATCTCAAAACCCCTGGACCCGAGTAAGTGTAAGTTGTACTATAACGTACCAGTCCCCCATAATACAATGCATAGTATAAAACCATAAAGCTTCAACTTGTGTGGTGAATGATTTAGTTGCCGGTGAAACTATAGATATCCAGCATGAAATGGTCTAGCTCAATACTGGTTTCCCAACCCGTCAATCTACCGTAGAGGTCCTGGCGAGCACAGAGTTGTTTGTGAGGGTCATGTAAAAGCGCGTGTTTTAAGGAACCACGCGTAAATGTTCAAGCAAACAGGTGTGCAGAAGGTAAAGACCAGGAGATTTCATGCCAGAGATATTGACCGGTCAATTGCTGAGAGGACCATCACATCTCAGCGGACATCACAAAGGTTTCAGTAGAAGATACTGAGTATCATTGACCTAGGGAGATATATAGCAGCCGGACCCGATATCATCTTTGACTATTCAGACTCGAACTCTATTATCACACTTCTTACATTGTCCGAGTGCGCAGAGCCGCCTTCCCAAATGGACTCGTCTGTAAGTTATTTGCTATCACTTAATGAGCGTTCTAACAGTGGGTCAGACTGCGTTGCGTATTATTGCTGAGATAAGTGCACAAGCGCTTCAAATGGATCGTGAtcagcaaaagaaaaaacatgAATGTCATGTATTATGTGAGGCGTTGAAGAAAACCACTGCTGAGCGGGACGAGGCAGTCCAATTGGCAGATGTCTTATATGAGACAAACCAGCAGATGAGCGCGGTTATAGACCACTTTCTGCAGGAGCGTGCAAACGACAGGCGCGAGTCGGAGTCGTTCGAGGTCATATTAACCCATGTTCTGCGCCAACGGGACAGATCTGAAAATGGAAACAGACTACAGAGCTCTATCGCtactggggaggggaagagtaACGAATCCGCTATTGAAGAGAATCCTGGCGTTGAAGCAGACACACAAGTTGCAGGCATATGAACGGGGATCCACATTGAAACGGGATATTGTACTTTCGATCGAGGTAGAGATGTCTCCCATAACATCTTCAGACAGTATACAGTGGAAGTTGATTTTGCAAGCGGAGCAAGAAGATACTGTACTGTACAAAGATTATTCACAAACCTAGATTCAGACTAAATGGATGCATCATGAGCTCGATCTCTTCGTATCTTTCTCATATACCTGTCGTTGGGCAGTAGGGGGATAGGTAGAATAGGCGGGATTGACCAATGGGTACAATAGCATATCCCCTTGAATATCCCATAATATATTGCCAGCTACCAGCAGCTAAATGTACCAGACCAAATCTAGACCCGCCATCTCACCCTACCCATCCGGCGAGTGTAGGATCACTTTGAgagcatcaccttcctcgtgGACAATTCCAAGGCATCTTTGTCAGGAAACTTTTCAATTTCTTTAACCGACGCTCCCACCAATTGCGTCTTCTCACCCAAGGCCTGGACGTCAGACACGCTCATGTGCGGAGCCTATAGTCGTCAATCGATTGAATTCATCCGCAAGATCGCTTTAATCTCGGCGTCTCATATCAGCCGTTCCTCCCAAGACAGGTCCATCATATAGAGCCGTGACGGTGGCCATGAGCTCATTGCCCTTGGTTATGGTTGCTTCGAGCCATCGGAACGACGATTGCGTGACCGGGTAGGCGGTGATGAGCAGCACATCCCCGGGACTGGCGCGTGCATGGTATGACGAGCTGACCTGGCGAATAGTACCTTGGTCGGGC harbors:
- a CDS encoding uncharacterized protein (TransMembrane:1 (i152-170o)), with protein sequence MSRDGAMAALARVNPTIAQPAFSANDPIASVGLKAYETSSAMCCSTAQLERHSTTTVNANASSSATNFYPPIISVSMESRPWRNISRPFFRNSTVATSSAHSALWASKTSPGSVGALPSAKMTHAAPTAPTLAQTPSANSTILTGTGTQVRGGSLSFLLAAVVLLSFLWFL
- a CDS encoding uncharacterized protein (COG:S;~EggNog:ENOG410PQIG); protein product: MYERHEPLDLQLTCRMWCVGTCLPAGILDTNGYLVRHQQQIHSLSLITDGTCPHAGRRLEGLSSLTALTDLEWEGIQHPFEMRTLCECLRQNHRRLKAVSIGLLLDPNVPTSHEDILKVFWPPRGQDDCTPGEEEWFPSLTSMTFSRVPFPDSLLPGGQPSPFRALKALTIRDCPNEQRFLQLLARAKDPLSLQHFEICSDYLRDSEDRLASIAIVEFLLSFRGLRRLYLKVANFPRFLPGLGDAIKHHQATLHGLVFHERRLMPIDAERLFEDLRDVNMASPNIPQILRHSSPAALGLCLRPASARGLLSDIPERSSMKLLHLRLSGEERNHRHLRREIVSELRRNAEGGLWSRSRRGPTVAGLHLKPARKRSEAQEFLLLAQWAFGPTGLPALQILAFGDFSHDGRYREQQILIRRRRIGEQPYPRVSSDREYSISSSFCLVDSDDHSLWEGLPLDGTQFLSACPGTGLMESPYDL